In one window of Culex pipiens pallens isolate TS unplaced genomic scaffold, TS_CPP_V2 Cpp_Un0020, whole genome shotgun sequence DNA:
- the LOC128093725 gene encoding alpha-tocopherol transfer protein-like — translation MGSFTVEKCPQSYDEYKLTLDEQHLQKVRNELNETDENRAQSLAQMREWIAKHPHIKKCRTDSIFLLRFLRMRKFSVPMAQESLERYLTALRSFPQWFRNLDPLDGEIRLFNKAGMLTNLGRDTLGRTVVLLRARAFNPERFTSAHVVRQIMLLLETTIDEEESQINGYVVIADYEAISLKLLSVWSLTDVSNASDSLFQSFPLRIQEIHAIGVPRFLKIVSDMALSCMSEKIRNRVTVSNISRISSKVKSLLPISQSCIA, via the coding sequence ATGGGTTCGTTTACCGTAGAAAAGTGTCCCCAATCATACGACGAGTACAAGTTGACATTAGATGAGCAACATCTGCAAAAGGTCCGTAACGAACTCAACGAAACAGACGAAAATCGGGCTCAATCGTTGGCTCAAATGCGTGAATGGATCGCCAAACACCCGCACATAAAGAAATGCCGAACGGATTCAATATTCTTGTTGCGCTTTTTGAGAATGCGAAAATTTTCAGTCCCAATGGCGCAAGAAAGCCTGGAGCGGTACCTGACAGCGCTACGATCGTTTCCACAGTGGTTCCGGAACCTCGATCCACTGGACGGGGAGATCAGGCTTTTCAACAAGGCCGGAATGCTCACCAACCTAGGTCGGGACACACTCGGTCGTACCGTCGTACTTCTTCGGGCACGTGCCTTCAATCCGGAACGATTCACCTCGGCTCATGTTGTACGGCAGATCATGCTTCTGCTGGAGACTACCATCGACGAAGAAGAATCACAAATCAATGGCTACGTGGTGATTGCTGATTACGAAGCGATTTCACTGAAGCTGCTTTCCGTGTGGTCCTTGACCGATGTCAGCAATGCATCGGACAGCCTTTTCCAGTCATTCCCGTTGCGAATTCAAGAGATCCACGCAATAGGAGTCCCCAGATTTTTGAAGATAGTATCAGACATGGCGTTGTCTTGCATGAGCGAGAAGATCAGGAATCGTGTTACCGTAAGTaatatttctagaatttctagtAAGGTGAAATCTCTTTTGCCAATTAGTCAATCGTGCATTGCATAA